In Mytilus trossulus isolate FHL-02 chromosome 14, PNRI_Mtr1.1.1.hap1, whole genome shotgun sequence, a genomic segment contains:
- the LOC134696306 gene encoding heat shock 70 kDa protein 12A-like, translated as MAYAEVVSEPLLVAAIDFGTTFSGYAFQTREDFKEDPLMNQGFSWTTGSNAGLSLKTPTCVLFDPAQNFYSFGIEAEDKYTELAQEEDHANWYYFRRFKMNLYKCQEIPRDLMLEDDKGKLLPAMKVISESIKFMREHLMRTLSKKGQDVIRPTEINWVLTVPAIWSDAAKQFMREAAVKGGIPDRSIILALEPEAASIYCKYLPVDRTLSSGGRSTLDAFAPGTQYLLLDAGGGTVDITVQEIKDDGDIKQIYMANGGDWGGTKVDEAFDEFLTDIVGSDTVDKFRKDDKVDYLGLCREFEVKKRSIRPDSTAKITIRIPLSLSERFQEVKGVSLKSSFKSNKSMSWVGDKLRVDPDTAKKFFEEPCKRIVDHLKDLFQKGAVVDTDIILMVGGFSESQMLQEAIKSAFQSKTVIIPEDAGLAVLKGAVQFGFKPKVIVQRLSRYTHGTSTNMQFRPHTDPEDKKHIINDKMYCHDRFGKHVARGEPVQLGEVINKKTYNPLIGQSKIEIPIFSSGSEDPQYVDGKDCIYAGKFEVDLSDVRGPDREVEIRMIVSGPEVIAEAIIKSTGQKIKANFNCL; from the exons atgGCTTATGCAGAAGTTGTGTCAGAACCATTGTTAGTGGCCGCCATTGATTTCGGTACCACCTTTTCTGGATACGCCTTCCAGACTCGAGAAGACTTCAAGGAGGATCCACTGATGAATCAAGGATTCAGTTGGACCACTGGGTCAAATGCTGGACTATCACTTAAAACTCCAACATGTGTTTTGTTTGATCCCGCTCagaatttttattcatttggaATCGAGGCTGAAGACAAATACACAGAGCTTGCACAAGAAGAGGACCACGCAAACTGGTACTACTTCCGTCGATTTAAAATGAACTTATACAAATGCCAG GAAATTCCACGTGACTTGATGTTAGAAGATGACAAAGGTAAACTTCTCCCAGCAATGAAAGTGATATCGGAAAGTATCAAATTTATGAGGGAACATTTAATGAGGACCCTTAGTAAGAAAGGACAGGATGTGATAAGACCTACCGAGATTAACTGGGTCCTTACTGTCCCTGCCATATGGAGCGACGCTGCTAAACAATTTATGAGAGAGGCAGCTGTTAAG GGAGGCATTCCTGACCGCAGTATCATCTTGGCGTTAGAACCGGAAGCTGCATCCATCTACTGTAAATACCTACCTGTCGACAGAACACTTTCTAGTGGTGGAAGATCTACCCTCGATGCGTTTGCTCCGGGGACACAGTATCTTTTACTGGATGCAGGAG GTGGAACAGTTGATATAACTGTACAGGAAATAAAAGACGATGGCGACATCAAACAAATCTACATGGCCAATGGTGGAGATTGGGGCGGAACTAAAGTCGACGAGGCATTTGACGAATTCCTGACGGATATTGTTGGATCAGATACGGTCGACAAGTTCCGGAAGGATGACAAGGTCGATTATCTAGGTCTGTGTAGGGAATTTGAAGTGAAAAAGCGAAGTATTCGCCCTGACAGCACAGCTAAAATTACAATTAGAATTCCATTAAGTTTAAGTGAAAGATTTCAAGAAGTAAAAGGAGTTTCACTGAAAAGTTCctttaaatcaaacaaatcaaTGTCATGGGTAGGTGATAAATTACGTGTTGATCCTGACACTGCTAAAAAGTTCTTTGAAGAACCATGCAAACGCATTGTTGACCATCTGAAGGATTTATTCCAGAAAGGAGCAGTTGTCGACACGGACATCATTTTGATGGTAGGTGGTTTTTCTGAATCACAAATGCTGCAGGAAGCAATAAAATCGGCATTTCAAAGCAAAACTGTAATAATACCAGAAGATGCAGGTCTTGCTGTGCTCAAAGGTGCAGTTCAGTTCGGATTTAAGCCTAAGGTTATAGTTCAAAGACTCAGTCGATACACTCATGGAACCAGTACAAATATGCAGTTCCGTCCACATACAGACCCAGAAGATAAGAAACATATCATTAATGATAAGATGTATTGCCATGATAGATTTGGAAAGCATGTCGCGCGTGGAGAGCCGGTGCAAttaggggaggtaatcaataaaaaaacatacaaccCACTTATTGGCCAAAGTAAAATAGAAATTCCTATCTTCTCGTCTGGTTCTGAAGACCCACAATACGTCGACGGAAAAGATTGCATTTACGCTGGGAAATTTGAGGTAGATTTGTCGGATGTACGTGGTCCTGATCGCGAAGTCGAGATCCGGATGATAGTTAGTGGACCTGAGGTTATTGCTGAAGCAATCATAAAATCGACAGGtcaaaaaattaaagcaaatttcAACTGCTTGTAA